Proteins from a genomic interval of Oceanispirochaeta crateris:
- a CDS encoding V-type ATP synthase subunit A has product MTERIIGTVKRVNGPVIEAKGISDAIMLEMVYVGEARIVGEVSKLIGSNAVIQVYEDTTGLAPGDNIYGSGLPLSAELGPGLIGTIYDGIQRPLEAIYKVSKEYIKRGISVPSLDREKLWPFQPSAELSKGSLLEEGMSLGTVQETERITQKILIPPGDSGRLQWLIEPGNYTVDTVIARIMTDAGEKELTMFHKWSIRKPRPIAERLPLLLPLITGQRIIDTLFPLAKGGTVAIPGGFGTGKTMTQHAIAKWCDADIIVYIGCGERGNEMTDVLTEFPKLVDPKTGQSLMNRTILIANTSNMPVSAREASIYTGVTIAEYYRDQGYHVAIMADSTSRWAEALRELSGRMEEMPAEEGFPAYLPTRIAEFYERAGYMKTLGGDIGSVSIIGAVSPPGGDFSEPVTQHTKRFVRCFWGLDRQLANARHYPAISWLESYSEYLDDIIPWWEERVGPQWADDRREMMELLQKEVRLLQVVKLVGPDALPDTQRFVIEVCSVFKNAFLQQNAFDVIDRYSTAEKQMRMLSLILLYWHRGSDAIKRGVTIVKLKRLKALQDVIKMKFTIENESLEKFDRLEAKLERGLDQLGALYD; this is encoded by the coding sequence ATGACTGAAAGGATTATTGGTACAGTGAAACGGGTCAATGGGCCTGTCATTGAAGCGAAGGGCATCAGTGACGCCATCATGCTTGAAATGGTCTATGTCGGAGAGGCACGGATCGTCGGTGAAGTCAGTAAGCTCATTGGATCTAATGCCGTTATTCAGGTGTATGAAGACACAACCGGACTGGCGCCGGGAGACAATATTTACGGATCGGGACTACCCTTGAGTGCAGAACTAGGACCGGGACTTATCGGGACCATTTATGATGGAATCCAACGGCCTCTGGAAGCCATTTACAAGGTCTCAAAAGAATACATCAAGCGCGGTATCAGTGTTCCATCCCTTGACAGAGAAAAGCTCTGGCCTTTTCAACCTTCCGCTGAATTAAGCAAGGGCAGCCTGTTAGAAGAGGGAATGTCTTTGGGAACTGTTCAGGAAACAGAAAGGATAACACAGAAAATCCTCATTCCTCCGGGAGATTCCGGTCGTCTTCAATGGCTCATAGAACCGGGGAATTATACGGTGGATACGGTCATCGCCAGGATCATGACCGATGCAGGGGAAAAAGAGCTGACCATGTTTCATAAATGGTCTATCAGAAAACCCAGACCCATAGCCGAGAGGCTTCCCCTTCTTCTGCCGCTTATAACCGGACAAAGGATTATTGATACTCTTTTTCCCCTGGCAAAAGGGGGGACAGTGGCCATCCCAGGAGGGTTCGGTACAGGGAAAACCATGACACAGCATGCCATCGCCAAATGGTGTGATGCCGATATCATTGTGTATATAGGCTGCGGGGAGAGGGGCAATGAGATGACTGATGTCCTCACCGAGTTCCCCAAGCTGGTGGACCCAAAAACCGGACAGAGCTTGATGAACCGGACTATTCTCATCGCCAATACGTCCAATATGCCCGTGTCTGCCAGGGAGGCCAGTATTTATACAGGTGTTACAATTGCCGAGTATTACCGGGACCAGGGCTATCATGTGGCTATCATGGCAGACTCCACTTCCCGTTGGGCAGAGGCCTTGAGAGAACTCTCCGGGCGAATGGAAGAAATGCCCGCAGAAGAGGGGTTCCCCGCCTACTTGCCCACAAGAATCGCCGAATTTTATGAAAGGGCAGGGTATATGAAAACCCTAGGAGGAGATATCGGTTCGGTTTCAATCATCGGGGCAGTCTCACCACCGGGTGGTGACTTTTCAGAACCGGTGACACAGCATACAAAAAGATTTGTCCGCTGCTTTTGGGGGCTGGACCGCCAGCTTGCCAATGCACGTCATTATCCGGCCATTTCCTGGCTTGAAAGCTACAGCGAATATCTGGATGACATCATTCCCTGGTGGGAAGAGCGGGTTGGACCTCAATGGGCTGATGACCGGCGTGAAATGATGGAGCTTCTGCAAAAAGAAGTGCGCCTCCTTCAGGTGGTTAAACTTGTTGGTCCCGATGCTCTGCCGGATACCCAGCGCTTTGTCATTGAGGTCTGCTCTGTCTTTAAAAATGCCTTTTTGCAGCAAAATGCATTTGATGTGATCGATAGATACTCTACGGCGGAAAAACAGATGCGCATGCTTTCTCTTATTCTCCTTTACTGGCACAGGGGCAGCGATGCCATAAAGAGGGGAGTCACCATCGTTAAACTGAAGCGTTTGAAGGCCCTGCAGGATGTGATTAAGATGAAATTTACCATAGAAAATGAAAGCCTCGAAAAATTCGACCGCCTTGAAGCAAAACTTGAACGGGGACTCGACCAGCTGGGGGCCTTATATGATTGA
- a CDS encoding V-type ATP synthase subunit B, whose amino-acid sequence MIDRNVPLQERLRTGREYVGIHKLDGPLLFIKNTHAVGYRELVECIDSTGTLRLGQVLDTSEDVVVVQVFSGTSGMNLPQTRVRFLGKPHTLNVTKSMLGRVFNGLGKAVDGGSEPVGDQQLDVNGQPVNPTAREYPKDFIQTGISVIDGMNTLIRGQKLPIFSGNGLPHNVLAAQIARQARIKGQDSEFAVVFAAMGVKHDVARYFIDSFEASGVLDNVALFLSLADDPSIERLSTPRSALTLAEHLAFNEGLHVLVIMTDMSNYCESLREISTLRGEIPSRKGYPGYLYSDLAELYERSGMLKGFKGSITQVPILTMPNDDISHPIPDLSGYITEGQIVFEREMNGRGIYPPVAGLPSLSRLMKDGIGEGMTRKDHPHLASQLFAAYSYVKDVRNLASVIGEEELTPLDHQYMEFGENFEKNFVSQGKDENRSIEETLDRGWEALSLLPSEELHRVTEEELETYYRRISDRRDHE is encoded by the coding sequence ATGATTGATAGGAATGTACCGCTTCAGGAGCGGCTGAGAACCGGCCGGGAATATGTGGGAATCCATAAACTGGACGGACCGCTTTTGTTTATCAAGAACACCCATGCCGTGGGATACCGGGAACTTGTGGAATGTATTGATTCGACGGGGACATTGCGTCTGGGACAAGTTCTGGATACCTCGGAGGATGTGGTGGTTGTTCAGGTCTTTTCGGGAACTTCCGGGATGAATCTGCCCCAGACCCGGGTGCGGTTTCTGGGAAAGCCCCATACCTTAAATGTCACAAAATCCATGCTGGGCCGGGTTTTTAATGGTCTTGGCAAAGCAGTGGACGGAGGTTCGGAACCGGTGGGGGACCAACAACTAGATGTGAACGGTCAACCCGTTAATCCCACCGCCCGGGAGTATCCCAAGGACTTTATTCAAACGGGAATCTCTGTTATTGATGGCATGAATACCCTCATCAGGGGGCAAAAACTTCCCATCTTTTCCGGGAATGGTCTTCCTCATAACGTACTCGCCGCCCAGATTGCCCGGCAGGCCAGAATCAAGGGACAGGACAGTGAATTTGCGGTTGTCTTTGCCGCCATGGGAGTCAAACACGATGTAGCTCGCTATTTTATTGACTCCTTTGAGGCCTCCGGAGTCCTTGATAATGTGGCTCTCTTTCTGTCTCTGGCCGATGACCCTTCCATTGAACGGCTGAGCACTCCCAGAAGTGCCCTGACACTGGCGGAACATCTGGCTTTCAATGAAGGACTCCACGTGCTAGTCATCATGACCGATATGTCCAACTACTGCGAGTCCCTGAGGGAAATCTCCACTCTAAGGGGTGAAATCCCCTCGAGAAAAGGCTATCCGGGTTACCTGTATTCTGACCTTGCAGAATTATATGAACGTTCTGGAATGCTCAAGGGCTTTAAAGGCTCCATCACTCAGGTTCCCATATTGACTATGCCCAATGATGACATCTCCCATCCCATTCCGGACCTTTCAGGGTATATCACCGAAGGGCAGATTGTCTTTGAACGGGAGATGAACGGACGAGGAATCTATCCGCCTGTGGCCGGTCTTCCCTCCCTGTCCCGTCTGATGAAAGACGGGATTGGTGAGGGCATGACAAGAAAGGATCATCCCCATCTGGCCAGTCAGCTGTTTGCGGCCTACAGCTATGTGAAGGACGTTAGAAACCTGGCCTCTGTAATCGGTGAGGAGGAGCTGACTCCCTTGGATCATCAATACATGGAGTTCGGAGAGAATTTTGAAAAGAATTTTGTCTCTCAGGGGAAGGATGAAAACCGAAGCATTGAGGAGACTCTGGACCGGGGATGGGAGGCTTTGAGTCTTCTTCCTTCGGAAGAACTGCACAGAGTGACCGAAGAGGAGCTTGAAACCTATTATAGGCGTATAAGCGATAGAAGGGATCATGAATAG
- a CDS encoding V-type ATP synthase subunit D, producing MRQNVAPTKTNLLSLKSELKFARLGYELLDQKRNILVIELLNLVDQAVDSQDRVDRALSVAYESLEAAALAVGKRKVLTISSAVNIETKVDISRRKIMGVSLPVVDTSFVEHGPYYSPMGTSYWIDSSLQEFKKALELMGRLAELKISIIRLANEVRKTIRKVNALDKIAIPELTESVAFIQERLEENERDMLILMKMVKQRLENRKE from the coding sequence ATGCGTCAGAATGTAGCACCTACAAAGACCAATTTACTCAGCCTCAAGAGTGAGCTCAAGTTTGCTCGTCTCGGATATGAGCTGCTGGATCAGAAACGGAATATCCTGGTCATAGAATTGTTGAACCTGGTCGATCAGGCCGTTGATTCCCAGGATCGTGTTGATCGTGCCTTGAGTGTCGCCTATGAATCCCTGGAAGCCGCGGCCCTGGCAGTCGGTAAAAGGAAGGTTCTCACCATCTCCAGTGCTGTCAATATTGAAACGAAGGTGGATATTTCTAGAAGGAAAATTATGGGCGTTTCTCTGCCCGTGGTAGATACCTCTTTTGTGGAACATGGCCCCTATTATTCTCCCATGGGGACGAGCTATTGGATCGATTCCAGCCTTCAGGAGTTTAAGAAAGCCTTGGAATTGATGGGCAGGCTGGCCGAACTTAAAATCTCGATCATCCGCTTGGCCAATGAGGTTCGAAAGACAATCAGGAAGGTCAACGCCCTGGATAAGATTGCCATTCCCGAACTGACCGAGAGCGTGGCTTTTATTCAGGAGCGCTTGGAAGAAAATGAACGGGATATGCTGATATTGATGAAAATGGTGAAACAAAGACTTGAAAACAGAAAGGAATGA
- a CDS encoding universal stress protein — translation MAGPIEKMMVYLDGTEESIVAAEYAVCLAKGCGASLTALYVVNTRALNDLVRSRIFIESEEREYKSDLEEDAQRYLNHVQDLARKKGLAIQTIKSSGAINTEIKHKVEELDIDLLLIGELSRIQSRRDEFYNEVERAMRSVSCSVMIVKNEDRVWSLYESLV, via the coding sequence ATGGCCGGTCCTATTGAAAAAATGATGGTCTATCTGGACGGAACCGAAGAGTCAATCGTTGCCGCGGAGTATGCTGTTTGTCTTGCAAAAGGCTGTGGAGCATCTCTCACGGCTCTCTATGTTGTGAATACACGAGCTCTAAATGATTTGGTCCGGTCCCGCATATTCATTGAATCTGAAGAGAGAGAGTACAAGAGTGATCTTGAAGAAGATGCTCAAAGGTATTTAAACCACGTCCAGGATCTGGCCCGGAAAAAAGGCCTGGCAATTCAGACAATCAAGTCAAGCGGGGCGATTAATACAGAAATAAAGCATAAGGTGGAAGAACTCGATATTGATTTGCTACTTATTGGTGAACTCTCACGCATACAGAGTCGTAGAGATGAGTTCTATAACGAAGTGGAGCGGGCCATGCGCAGTGTGTCCTGTTCTGTTATGATTGTTAAAAATGAAGACAGAGTGTGGTCTTTGTATGAATCTTTGGTGTAA
- a CDS encoding PTS sugar transporter subunit IIA: MAILDLITEDCVKVPLTGTTKKVVLREMLEHLENAGKINDVETIYTALLLREDQGSTGLGAGIAVPHAKTEAVKDLVLGVGISPAGIDFDAVDGQPSKIFFLVLAPPEQSGKHLQVLSEIARISQSAAFLRVLISSQTAAEVVEMFRE, from the coding sequence ATGGCAATACTTGATTTGATAACAGAAGATTGTGTTAAAGTCCCGCTTACAGGTACTACAAAGAAGGTTGTTTTAAGAGAAATGCTGGAGCATTTGGAAAATGCCGGAAAGATAAATGATGTGGAAACCATTTATACGGCTCTCTTGCTGAGAGAGGATCAGGGGAGTACAGGATTGGGAGCAGGCATCGCCGTTCCCCATGCCAAGACAGAGGCCGTTAAGGATCTTGTTCTGGGTGTTGGTATCAGTCCAGCCGGAATTGATTTCGACGCCGTTGATGGCCAACCTTCTAAGATCTTTTTCCTCGTTCTTGCTCCTCCCGAGCAATCGGGAAAACATTTACAGGTTCTCTCTGAGATAGCCCGGATCTCTCAATCAGCAGCCTTTTTGAGGGTTTTGATCTCTTCTCAGACCGCCGCAGAAGTGGTTGAAATGTTCCGGGAATAA
- a CDS encoding homocysteine biosynthesis protein yields the protein MKSIEQINEKISSGKAVVLTAEEIIDYVDEKGLEQAAKEVDVVTTATFGPMCSSGCFINLGHSKPKMRITEAWLDDVSAYAGVAAVDLFLGATQLQANDPANRDYPGDFRFGGGHVMEKLVAGEEVQLFALSYGTDEYPLKELRTTLTINDLNQCIMVNPRNCYQNYNVAVNTSDKPIHTYLGYLKPHMKNCGYSSAGQLSPLLNDPFYRTIGVGTRVWLAGAQGHVYSEGTQHSPTCERGLLGVPSEGAGTLALTGDMKKMLPEFVRGVSLKGYGISLSVGVGIPIPILDEQMLLQTTIRDRDIMAQVIDYASDYPQRNGRVLGSVSYEELKSGSISLDGQKIEAGGLSSYSKARKIAALLQDEIKTGRFLLTQPIAPLPVEQSMKPLKESSL from the coding sequence ATGAAAAGCATTGAACAAATCAACGAAAAAATCTCTTCCGGTAAGGCCGTTGTTCTTACGGCGGAAGAGATCATCGATTATGTAGATGAAAAAGGTTTGGAGCAGGCTGCCAAAGAGGTCGATGTGGTCACCACCGCGACCTTCGGCCCCATGTGTTCCTCTGGCTGTTTTATAAATCTCGGTCATAGTAAACCCAAGATGCGGATTACCGAAGCCTGGCTGGATGATGTCAGTGCCTATGCGGGCGTAGCCGCGGTGGATCTTTTTTTAGGTGCCACTCAGCTGCAGGCCAATGACCCGGCCAACAGGGATTATCCAGGAGACTTCCGTTTTGGCGGGGGGCATGTCATGGAAAAGCTGGTAGCCGGTGAGGAAGTTCAGCTCTTTGCCTTGTCTTATGGGACCGATGAATATCCTCTGAAAGAACTGCGCACAACGCTTACGATCAATGACCTGAACCAGTGTATTATGGTGAATCCCCGCAACTGCTATCAGAACTACAATGTGGCGGTAAATACCTCTGATAAACCCATCCATACCTATCTGGGATACCTCAAACCTCATATGAAAAACTGTGGATATTCTTCTGCGGGGCAGTTGTCCCCTTTGCTGAATGATCCCTTCTACAGGACCATTGGTGTGGGGACCAGAGTTTGGCTGGCAGGAGCTCAGGGGCATGTCTATTCCGAAGGAACTCAGCATTCTCCTACATGTGAGAGAGGCCTTTTGGGTGTTCCCTCAGAAGGTGCGGGAACCCTGGCTCTCACGGGGGATATGAAAAAAATGCTTCCCGAGTTTGTGCGTGGGGTGAGCCTCAAGGGATATGGTATTTCCCTTTCTGTGGGAGTCGGAATCCCTATTCCCATTCTGGATGAGCAGATGTTGTTGCAAACGACTATAAGAGACAGGGATATTATGGCTCAGGTGATTGATTATGCCTCTGATTATCCCCAGAGAAACGGACGGGTTCTGGGTTCTGTCAGTTATGAAGAACTCAAGTCGGGGAGCATCTCCCTTGATGGTCAAAAAATTGAGGCCGGGGGCTTGTCTTCCTACAGCAAAGCCAGAAAAATCGCGGCTCTCCTGCAGGATGAAATCAAGACAGGACGGTTCCTTTTGACTCAGCCCATTGCTCCGCTTCCAGTGGAACAATCTATGAAACCCTTGAAGGAGTCCTCGCTATGA
- a CDS encoding 4Fe-4S binding protein — MSDEIQTKKLMLYFPECETEKPIVYHLVKDYDLIINIFRARVTPEDEGYLVLDVTGTEEHILQGSEYIRSLGIRIDGVNKGLIWDKDKCAQCGCCVPHCPTNALSIPDRRTMEIVFNTEECIECLSCIKVCPFGAVSSLF; from the coding sequence ATGAGTGATGAAATCCAGACTAAAAAGCTCATGCTCTATTTTCCGGAATGCGAGACAGAAAAGCCCATTGTCTATCATCTGGTGAAGGACTATGACCTGATTATCAATATATTCCGAGCCAGAGTCACACCGGAAGATGAGGGTTATCTGGTGCTGGATGTCACAGGCACAGAAGAACATATCCTCCAGGGTTCCGAGTATATCCGTTCCCTGGGAATCAGGATCGATGGGGTCAACAAGGGATTGATATGGGATAAGGACAAATGCGCTCAGTGCGGGTGTTGTGTCCCCCATTGTCCAACCAATGCCCTGTCTATTCCCGATCGCAGAACCATGGAGATCGTCTTCAATACAGAGGAGTGCATTGAATGCCTCAGCTGCATCAAAGTCTGTCCCTTCGGGGCTGTCTCATCCCTGTTTTGA
- a CDS encoding UPF0280 family protein, translated as MPQLHQSLSLRGCLIPVLTSFERRESREFHFKDAHFHIRTNAWEAVTNRIMAERLNLEAFIKDHPEFQKTLKPIDLALADSLLPETVKRMQQASRLTGLGPMASVAGTMAQLAVEASREAGSPESLVENGGDIYLESVTPLVLGLYAGPLSPFQNLALKILPEQTPLAVCTSSGRMGHSLSFGDCDLVTVFAKEGALADAAATLGGNLVKEDGDIEPALNRLLSINGVLGAIIIRDKRFGTVGELPELIKSLDPDLQAKVSRDDESNFQNSY; from the coding sequence ATGCCTCAGCTGCATCAAAGTCTGTCCCTTCGGGGCTGTCTCATCCCTGTTTTGACTTCTTTTGAAAGAAGGGAATCTCGGGAGTTCCACTTTAAGGATGCTCACTTTCATATCAGGACCAATGCCTGGGAGGCTGTGACCAATCGCATCATGGCCGAGCGCTTGAATCTTGAAGCCTTTATCAAAGACCATCCGGAATTTCAGAAAACACTAAAACCCATCGATCTTGCTTTGGCAGATTCTCTTTTACCGGAAACGGTTAAACGGATGCAGCAGGCCTCCCGTCTCACTGGACTGGGACCCATGGCCTCAGTGGCCGGAACCATGGCCCAGCTGGCCGTGGAAGCCTCCCGGGAGGCAGGTTCTCCCGAGTCCCTTGTGGAAAACGGAGGTGATATTTATCTTGAAAGTGTGACACCATTGGTTTTGGGACTCTATGCGGGCCCTCTGTCTCCTTTTCAGAATCTGGCGTTAAAGATCCTTCCCGAACAGACACCCTTGGCGGTTTGCACCTCCTCAGGCCGTATGGGGCATTCCCTCAGCTTCGGTGACTGTGATCTGGTCACGGTGTTTGCAAAAGAGGGTGCTCTGGCTGATGCGGCGGCGACTCTGGGCGGCAATCTGGTAAAGGAAGACGGAGATATTGAACCGGCCCTGAACCGGCTTCTCTCAATCAATGGTGTTTTGGGAGCGATTATCATCCGGGACAAACGATTCGGTACGGTAGGGGAGCTGCCCGAGTTGATCAAATCTCTCGATCCGGACCTGCAGGCCAAGGTTTCCAGAGATGATGAGTCAAACTTCCAGAATTCCTATTGA
- a CDS encoding HAMP domain-containing protein codes for MSLLKKIHLNNMNIRIILILIIALGIILRLISSVLIMSRSVNDYKLSKYIYLMNDVSDDLFTAVTNYGFERGRVNVLLNDAGHSEGMEFNKTFVIERRRDGDAALLSALSKLSAETETELNLSRDRIEQIRAEIAILRDLSSQEFTLPMESRNPQLSEIWFAKMTEYIESIESLLILVSQDISNSDGLISRYSSLKHKAMALRNIAGPEISILTATMVSGKPLKDKFSAKISKHIIINDEIFKDLNFLSGPLKGSPVYSSLMELRESYYDEYVKHRDLLYPHAIAGGPYPYTSQEYLGYGERFINSIGSFMETLVRQDREYTILRLEESRKAIFNHVVFLSASLLLFLFVLFLLINRILNPLVRLTDNIVLLGKGNTDVTIPQLTSKNEIGNMARGMAVFRDTLITLDNKMIELEKVSNERAQLIADLKKTLNEVKSLRAIIPICSYCKNIRNDQGYYEEIESYFSKNSDADFSHTICPDCMEKHFPGMSAGTKKDL; via the coding sequence ATGAGTCTTTTAAAAAAAATCCACCTGAACAATATGAATATCCGGATCATTCTTATTCTTATCATAGCCTTGGGAATCATTTTGCGCTTAATCAGTTCTGTTCTCATCATGTCGCGCTCTGTGAATGACTATAAATTATCCAAATATATATATCTGATGAATGATGTCAGCGATGATTTGTTTACGGCTGTTACCAATTATGGTTTTGAAAGGGGCCGTGTTAATGTTCTGCTCAACGATGCCGGTCATTCCGAAGGAATGGAATTTAACAAAACATTTGTCATTGAGAGACGGCGGGATGGTGATGCAGCTCTCTTATCAGCCCTGTCAAAGCTTTCTGCCGAAACTGAGACGGAATTAAATCTTAGCAGGGACAGGATTGAACAAATAAGAGCCGAAATTGCAATTTTAAGAGACCTAAGCTCACAAGAATTTACTCTACCAATGGAATCTAGGAATCCTCAGCTGTCTGAAATCTGGTTTGCCAAAATGACAGAATATATTGAGAGCATTGAGTCTTTACTCATCCTTGTCTCCCAGGATATCAGTAATTCAGATGGGTTGATAAGCCGGTATTCATCCCTTAAACATAAAGCCATGGCTCTCAGAAATATTGCAGGACCGGAAATCTCAATTCTGACTGCCACCATGGTGTCCGGTAAACCTCTGAAAGATAAATTCTCTGCTAAAATCAGTAAGCATATTATCATCAACGATGAAATCTTTAAGGATTTGAATTTTTTGAGCGGACCTCTTAAAGGAAGTCCTGTCTACTCATCACTAATGGAACTCAGGGAATCCTACTATGATGAATATGTGAAGCACAGAGACCTTCTTTATCCTCACGCAATTGCGGGAGGGCCCTATCCTTACACATCGCAGGAATATTTGGGGTATGGAGAAAGGTTCATCAACTCTATAGGTAGTTTTATGGAAACCCTAGTCCGACAGGACAGGGAGTATACCATCCTTAGACTGGAAGAAAGCAGAAAGGCAATTTTCAATCATGTTGTATTCCTTTCTGCATCCTTACTTTTATTCCTCTTTGTTTTGTTCTTACTCATTAACCGTATTCTTAATCCATTGGTAAGGCTGACAGATAATATTGTATTACTGGGAAAGGGGAATACAGATGTTACAATTCCGCAGCTTACTTCCAAAAATGAAATTGGAAATATGGCAAGAGGCATGGCAGTCTTCAGAGATACTCTCATCACACTCGATAATAAAATGATTGAACTGGAGAAGGTTTCCAATGAGAGAGCCCAGTTGATTGCCGATCTTAAGAAAACACTCAATGAGGTGAAGAGTCTAAGAGCGATCATTCCCATCTGCTCCTATTGCAAGAATATTAGAAATGATCAGGGGTATTACGAGGAAATAGAATCTTATTTTTCAAAGAACTCAGATGCTGACTTTAGCCATACAATCTGTCCAGACTGTATGGAGAAGCATTTCCCCGGAATGTCAGCTGGTACGAAAAAAGATTTGTAA
- a CDS encoding dienelactone hydrolase family protein, whose protein sequence is MKINKTFLIISGFLMTLSVSAFTQNGETIVTEDVKYTVGGMDFQGYLAYDSAVKGTRPGIIVVHEWTGLNDYAKFRARELAKQGYVAFAADMYGGGKEVPVSEARSMSGKVGSDFPLIKERFTAALDVLESNAMVDNTKVAAIGYCFGGGIVLNAARMGVELQGIASFHASINTGLDAGKGDVKTPLLVLQGAGDPAAPPQKQEAFRKEMNSAGANYEYVIYPDVNAHNFTNPEGSSYYPEEAEDAWGKMLDFFQEIF, encoded by the coding sequence ATGAAGATTAATAAGACTTTTCTAATTATATCCGGTTTTTTAATGACCTTGTCAGTATCTGCTTTTACACAAAATGGAGAAACGATTGTCACTGAAGATGTAAAATATACTGTTGGAGGCATGGATTTCCAGGGATATCTGGCCTATGACAGTGCTGTCAAAGGAACTCGTCCAGGCATAATTGTTGTCCATGAGTGGACCGGTTTGAATGACTACGCAAAGTTCAGAGCCCGTGAATTAGCAAAGCAGGGGTATGTTGCCTTTGCTGCAGACATGTATGGCGGTGGGAAGGAAGTTCCCGTTTCTGAAGCCAGATCGATGTCTGGGAAAGTAGGATCTGATTTTCCTCTGATCAAGGAAAGATTTACAGCTGCCCTCGATGTATTGGAAAGTAACGCCATGGTGGATAATACTAAAGTTGCCGCAATCGGTTACTGTTTCGGTGGAGGGATTGTCCTGAATGCTGCCAGAATGGGGGTTGAATTACAAGGCATTGCCAGTTTTCATGCCAGTATAAACACCGGTTTGGATGCGGGCAAAGGTGATGTTAAAACCCCACTCTTAGTCTTACAGGGAGCCGGTGATCCTGCGGCGCCTCCTCAAAAACAGGAAGCCTTCCGTAAAGAAATGAACTCTGCCGGTGCCAATTATGAGTATGTCATCTATCCTGATGTCAATGCCCATAATTTCACAAATCCCGAAGGAAGTAGTTATTACCCCGAAGAAGCCGAAGACGCCTGGGGTAAAATGCTTGATTTCTTTCAGGAAATCTTTTAA
- a CDS encoding Hsp20/alpha crystallin family protein, which yields MADVQTMEKRRTFCAPCNIYREDSKVVLTMEMPGVSKDELEVKIDGNLLILHGSKKAKSLQGRYRVKEIPEGDFHQEYTIDDTIDRERIEARMEKGILTLTLYIKESEKPRKIKVKAL from the coding sequence ATGGCTGATGTACAAACAATGGAAAAAAGAAGGACTTTTTGCGCTCCCTGCAATATATACAGAGAAGATTCAAAAGTGGTACTCACAATGGAAATGCCCGGTGTTTCCAAAGACGAACTGGAGGTCAAAATTGATGGAAACCTGTTGATTCTTCATGGATCAAAAAAGGCCAAATCACTCCAGGGAAGGTATCGGGTTAAGGAAATTCCTGAGGGTGATTTCCATCAGGAATACACCATTGACGATACCATTGACAGGGAGAGGATTGAAGCTCGAATGGAGAAAGGGATTCTCACACTAACCCTTTACATTAAGGAGTCAGAGAAACCCAGAAAAATAAAAGTAAAAGCCCTCTAA
- a CDS encoding Hsp20/alpha crystallin family protein has product MSLVKWKDKDIYDPWADLSSLQEEINNLFKVTNAPSTTGLFDRNVSPAIDVVETDESLTIICELPGMDENEIDVSITANTLTIKGEKKELFDGKKGKYFKRETWSGGFQRTLSLPADIDSSAVEAHLEEGILKVNLPKKEEAKPKQISVQVH; this is encoded by the coding sequence ATGTCATTAGTTAAGTGGAAAGACAAAGATATTTATGATCCTTGGGCAGATCTATCCAGCCTGCAGGAAGAGATTAACAACTTGTTCAAAGTGACGAATGCTCCTTCTACAACCGGATTGTTTGACCGCAATGTTTCTCCGGCTATCGATGTCGTAGAAACAGATGAATCACTCACTATCATCTGCGAATTACCAGGAATGGATGAAAATGAAATTGATGTATCCATCACGGCCAATACCCTCACAATCAAGGGTGAAAAGAAAGAGCTTTTTGACGGTAAGAAAGGCAAGTACTTTAAGAGAGAAACATGGTCCGGAGGTTTTCAGAGGACTCTTTCCCTTCCTGCGGATATTGATTCCAGTGCCGTAGAGGCTCACCTGGAAGAGGGTATTTTGAAGGTAAATCTACCTAAAAAAGAAGAAGCAAAACCCAAGCAGATTTCTGTTCAGGTTCATTAG